One stretch of Xiphophorus maculatus strain JP 163 A chromosome 19, X_maculatus-5.0-male, whole genome shotgun sequence DNA includes these proteins:
- the klhdc1 gene encoding kelch domain-containing protein 1, producing MRKRRRMDPAFERRCSELVARERSGHTAVVLDSLLYVWGGYMSIADEEVFIPSDEIWVYDLEGGIWQVFHMAGDVPPSMSGTCGSSLGGNMYIFGGCDDGGQTNQMFSVDLTDGQYVWKKILPDSGSAPSHRDKLSCWVYNGKLIYFGGYGHKVLADITSRNRNFILDETSWVDDLFWGWNNEVHVFDPVKGSWAEPQTHGRPPAPRAAHAGATLGRRGYVCGGRVMETRTNDLHCLDLESWTWTEIVPSSAAPVGRSWHTVTAVSESTMFLFGGLSVDCKPMSDGWLFDVETKKWREFEHPYQDKPRLWHTACGGRDSDVVVFGGSCDYILLVDTGHCNDALVFQMQPHPLFRICEDYIAKNVRTLGRLRKQLPLLPPKLLKDLQRRISFYRPSKKQSNS from the exons ATGAGAAAAA GACGGAGGATGGACCCCGCCTTTGAGCGGCGCTGCTCGGAGCTGGTAGCCCGGGAAAGGAGCGGACACACGGCGGTGGTGCTGGACAGCCTGCTGTATGTGTGGGGGGGCTACATG tcgATTGCAGATGAAGAGGTTTTTATTCCCAGTGATGAAATCTGGGTCTATGACTTGGAAGGAGGGATATG GCAGGTGTTCCACATGGCCGGTGACGTTCCTCCCTCCATGTCTGGGACCTGTGGCTCCTCCCTCGGTGGAAACATGTACATATTTGGAGGATGTGATGACGGCGGACAGACCAATCAG ATGTTCAGTGTCGACCTGACAGACGGTCAATACGTGTGGAAGAAGATCCTCCCAGACTCTGGTTCTGCTCCCTCACATCGAGACAAACTGTCCTGCTGGGTTTATAACGGAAA GCTCATCTACTTTGGAGGATACGGCCATAAAGTTCTGGCTGATATCACCAGCAGGAACCGAAACTTCATCCTGGATGAAACATCCTGG GTGGATGATTTGTTTTGGGGATGGAACAATGAAGTTCATGTATTTGACCCAGTTAAAGGCAGCTGGGCTGAACCCCAGACTCAT GGCCGGCCTCCCGCTCCCAGAGCCGCCCACGCCGGCGCCACGCTGGGGCGCAGAGGCTACGTCTGCGGAGGCCGAGTCATG GAAACCAGGACAAATGACCTTCACTGCCTAGACCTTGAATCCTGGACGTGGACTGAAAT AGTTCCTTCATCTGCGGCTCCGGTGGGCAGATCCTGGCATACGGTCACGGCTGTGTCAGAGTCCACCATGTTCCTGTTCGGAGGCCTGAGTGTCGACTGCAAACCAATGA GTGACGGCTGGCTGTTTGACGTAGAAACTAAGAAGTGGAGGGAGTTTGAGCATCCCTACCAGGACAAGCCCAG GTTGTGGCACACAGCCTGCGGCGGCAGAGACTCAGACGTGGTTGTGTTTGGAGGAAGCTGCGACTACATCCTGCTTGTTGACACT GGGCATTGCAACGACGCTCTTGTTTTCCAGATGCAGCCACATCCTTTGTTCAG GATTTGTGAGGATTACATTGCTAAGAATGTGAGGACCTTGGGGAGGCTGAGAAAGCagcttcctctcctccctcccaaGCTGCTGAAGGATCTGCAGAGGAGGATTTCTTTCTACCGGCCCTCAAAGAAGCAGAGCAACAGCTGA